From Arachis stenosperma cultivar V10309 chromosome 2, arast.V10309.gnm1.PFL2, whole genome shotgun sequence, one genomic window encodes:
- the LOC130963502 gene encoding uncharacterized protein LOC130963502, with the protein MESQMRSPIFPLPALPSPPQSPPLRPLCASQFALANYACGQLRTQPTLPSLPNSLLPDRDEDDDGSHQRHSHRHGHSHRHRHELTASERNCCRWAREMDSQCVCEVLLRLPLSLSRPRHRFTVSIGESCDVTYTCGGTR; encoded by the coding sequence ATGGAGAGCCAGATGAGGTCACCAATTTTTCCACTGCCTGCACTGCCTTCACCACCACAATCTCCTCCACTCCGTCCACTTTGTGCATCGCAATTTGCACTAGCAAACTATGCTTGTGGACAATTGCGTACCCAACCAACACTTCCATCGCTGCCGAATTCATTGCTCCCTGATCGTGATGAAGACGACGATGGGAGTCACCAAAGACACAGCCACAGGCATGGCCATTCACACCGGCACCGGCACGAACTCACTGCTTCGGAGCGGAACTGTTGCCGTTGGGCTAGGGAAATGGACAGCCAATGTGTGTGTGAAGTTCTACTTAGGTTGCCTCTTTCCCTTAGTAGACCTCGGCATAGGTTCACAGTCAGCATTGGAGAATCTTGTGATGTCACTTACACTTGTGGGGGGACACGATGA
- the LOC130960387 gene encoding protein WHAT'S THIS FACTOR 1 homolog, chloroplastic isoform X1, producing the protein MLFKPHTISSHILSNHLNQLRSISSLKVVWRKDPELDRAIENDKRFKLCARVVREVLNEPRHVIPLRYLEKRRQRMHLKVKIETFLNHNPGLFDVYLDRIKPKTEPVRFIRFSAKLQNFLEEQKRIFQKNEDLIVAKLCKLLMMSKNKVVSADKLLHVKKEFGFPDDFLVDLVPRYSNYFRLIGSPGEGQSFLELVNWEPKFAKSVIEHRAEEESERIGIRVRPNFRVQLPSGFVLKKDMRDWVRDWMELDYVSPYADVSHLEQNSREMEKRMVGVFHELLSLSLYKRIPVPILGKFCDEYRFSNAFSSVFTRHSGIFYMSLKGGIETAVLREAYEGDKLVDLDPLLEIKDKFVELLEEGWRQRAEELRLKQEKLRRDMENSATKVDQMSVKETNVDGRRHVDNGRRRAFKDFSETVLQENLCFGPARSLQYIGVGEQYI; encoded by the exons ATGCTCTTCAAACCCCACACCATCTCTTCCCACATCCTCAGCAACCACCTCAACCAACTAAGATCCATTTCGAGCCTCAAAGTCGTTTGGCGCAAAGACCCAGAACTCGACCGTGCAATCGAAAACGACAAGCGTTTCAAGCTATGCGCCCGCGTCGTTCGCGAAGTCCTCAACGAACCCCGCCACGTCATCCCCCTTCGCTACCTCGAAAAGCGTCGCCAAAGAATGCACCTCAAAGTCAAAATCGAAACCTTCCTCAACCATAACCCTGGTTTGTTCGACGTCTACTTGGACCGCATTAAGCCCAAAACCGAACCTGTCCGGTTCATCCGGTTCAGTGCAAAGCTCCAGAACTTTCTAGAAGAACAAAAGAGAATCTTCCAGAAGAACGAGGACTTGATCGTTGCGAAACTCTGTAAGCTTTTGATGATGTCTAAGAATAAAGTTGTTAGTGCTGATAAGTTGCTTCATGTCAAGAAGGAATTCGGTTTTCCTGATGACTTTTTAGTTGATTTGGTACCTAGGTATTCGAATTATTTTAGGTTAATTGGATCACCTGGTGAAGGGCAATCGTTCCTTGAATTGGTTAACTGGGAACCTAAATTTGCGAAATCTGTGATTGAGCATAGGGCTGAGGAGGAGAGTGAGAGGATTGGGATTAGGGTTAGGCCTAATTTTAGAGTTCAACTTCCTAGTGGTTTTGTGCTGAAGAAGGATATGAGGGACTGGGTTAGGGATTGGATGGAGCTTGATTATGTTTCGCCTTACGCGGATGTTTCGCATTTGGAGCAGAATTCGAGGGAAATGGAGAAGAGGATGGTTGGTGTGTTTCATGAATTGTTGTCACTTTCACTGTATAAGAGGATTCCGGTGCCCATTTTGGGGAAGTTCTGTGATGAGTATAGATTTTCGAATGCCTTTTCGAGTGTTTTTACAAGGCATTCAGGGATATTTTATATGTCACTGAAAGGAGGGATCGAGACGGCGGTGCTAAGAGAAGCATACGAGGGTGATAAGTTGGTTGATTTGGATCCACTGCTGGAGATAAAGGACAAGTTTGTTGAGTTGTTGGAGGAAGGTTGGCGGCAGAGGGCGGAGGAGTTGAGGTTGAAACAAGAGAAGCTTAGGAGGGATATGGAAAATTCGGCCACCAAAGTTGACCAAATGAGTGTGAAAGAGACCAATGTGGATGGTCGAAGACATGTGGACAATGGAAGACGGAGAGCTTTCAAG GATTTCAGTGAAACAGTGCTACAAGAAAATCTTTGTTTTGGTCCCGCACGAAGCCTGCAATATATTGGAGTTGGCGAGCAGTATATTTAA
- the LOC130960387 gene encoding protein WHAT'S THIS FACTOR 1 homolog, chloroplastic isoform X2, producing the protein MLFKPHTISSHILSNHLNQLRSISSLKVVWRKDPELDRAIENDKRFKLCARVVREVLNEPRHVIPLRYLEKRRQRMHLKVKIETFLNHNPGLFDVYLDRIKPKTEPVRFIRFSAKLQNFLEEQKRIFQKNEDLIVAKLCKLLMMSKNKVVSADKLLHVKKEFGFPDDFLVDLVPRYSNYFRLIGSPGEGQSFLELVNWEPKFAKSVIEHRAEEESERIGIRVRPNFRVQLPSGFVLKKDMRDWVRDWMELDYVSPYADVSHLEQNSREMEKRMVGVFHELLSLSLYKRIPVPILGKFCDEYRFSNAFSSVFTRHSGIFYMSLKGGIETAVLREAYEGDKLVDLDPLLEIKDKFVELLEEGWRQRAEELRLKQEKLRRDMENSATKVDQMSVKETNVDGRRHVDNGRRRAFK; encoded by the exons ATGCTCTTCAAACCCCACACCATCTCTTCCCACATCCTCAGCAACCACCTCAACCAACTAAGATCCATTTCGAGCCTCAAAGTCGTTTGGCGCAAAGACCCAGAACTCGACCGTGCAATCGAAAACGACAAGCGTTTCAAGCTATGCGCCCGCGTCGTTCGCGAAGTCCTCAACGAACCCCGCCACGTCATCCCCCTTCGCTACCTCGAAAAGCGTCGCCAAAGAATGCACCTCAAAGTCAAAATCGAAACCTTCCTCAACCATAACCCTGGTTTGTTCGACGTCTACTTGGACCGCATTAAGCCCAAAACCGAACCTGTCCGGTTCATCCGGTTCAGTGCAAAGCTCCAGAACTTTCTAGAAGAACAAAAGAGAATCTTCCAGAAGAACGAGGACTTGATCGTTGCGAAACTCTGTAAGCTTTTGATGATGTCTAAGAATAAAGTTGTTAGTGCTGATAAGTTGCTTCATGTCAAGAAGGAATTCGGTTTTCCTGATGACTTTTTAGTTGATTTGGTACCTAGGTATTCGAATTATTTTAGGTTAATTGGATCACCTGGTGAAGGGCAATCGTTCCTTGAATTGGTTAACTGGGAACCTAAATTTGCGAAATCTGTGATTGAGCATAGGGCTGAGGAGGAGAGTGAGAGGATTGGGATTAGGGTTAGGCCTAATTTTAGAGTTCAACTTCCTAGTGGTTTTGTGCTGAAGAAGGATATGAGGGACTGGGTTAGGGATTGGATGGAGCTTGATTATGTTTCGCCTTACGCGGATGTTTCGCATTTGGAGCAGAATTCGAGGGAAATGGAGAAGAGGATGGTTGGTGTGTTTCATGAATTGTTGTCACTTTCACTGTATAAGAGGATTCCGGTGCCCATTTTGGGGAAGTTCTGTGATGAGTATAGATTTTCGAATGCCTTTTCGAGTGTTTTTACAAGGCATTCAGGGATATTTTATATGTCACTGAAAGGAGGGATCGAGACGGCGGTGCTAAGAGAAGCATACGAGGGTGATAAGTTGGTTGATTTGGATCCACTGCTGGAGATAAAGGACAAGTTTGTTGAGTTGTTGGAGGAAGGTTGGCGGCAGAGGGCGGAGGAGTTGAGGTTGAAACAAGAGAAGCTTAGGAGGGATATGGAAAATTCGGCCACCAAAGTTGACCAAATGAGTGTGAAAGAGACCAATGTGGATGGTCGAAGACATGTGGACAATGGAAGACGGAGAGCTTTCAAG TGA
- the LOC130961370 gene encoding uncharacterized protein LOC130961370 codes for MGFNSVYRSLQDIFPQVDSRILRAVAIEHPKDADQAAEIVLTEIIPFIPKSNNPPATPPQDNGPGVPINLQVEREEEGNKLKHRRRVDVKDVGPSFASPSIPVEITNTAGNYVCVNDAGFSSAPQLMPIQITKTVDCSSTPDLNVSLDVVSNSNDGTARVLGRNQILDLNVLWNGEDNFTGETSSKTAKKDTSNGFRQDAYENWEWGQVDVDADSENLISAGVCQQIERDVIKESVSLDDNGNANANILTGELMGFVSSAATISTENLLLDKCETALIDKDAEGQAVCHVQGDTVNDDLENVSASSKQDFLAIESNGAVDEIHQNNKTVQSSQICRIDVLEEIIDEAKTNKKTLFSSMESLMNLMREVELQEKSAKEANMEAATGGCDILARVEEYQTMLEHAKEANDMHAGEVYGEKAILATELRELQSRLLGLSEERDKSLAILDEMCQNLESRLAAAEELRKAAEHEKLQKEESARKLLAEQEEEMNKVALESLRLQKEAEENSKLREFLMDRGRVVDVLQGEISVICQDIRLLKEKFDANLPLSQSFTSKETSCILASSGSSHKTSAASEAGSVLSDSTELLKTSPAASVASLSSKKSWHDDEGKKEEEEKVDMEKEKEHEKLKEKLKLKLKEREMEKFKANDDNKDLVDDGWDIFEW; via the exons ATGGGTTTCAATTCGGTCTATAGGAGCTTGCAGGATATATTTCCACAG GTTGATTCCAGAATACTGAGGGCTGTGGCTATTGAACATCCAAAGGATGCCGATCAAGCTGCTGAAATTGTTCTTACTGAAATTATTCCTTTTATTCCAAAAAGCAACAACCCTCCTGCTACTCCTCCACAGGATAATGGCCCTGGAGTGCCAATAAATTTGCAAG TTGAACGGGAGGAGGAAGGGAATAAGTTGAAACATCGTCGGCGTGTTGATGTTAAAGATGTTGGGCCTTCTTTTGCTTCACCTTCTATACCTGTAGAAATAACCAATACGGCTGGAAACTATGTTTGTGTTAATGATGCAGGGTTTTCTTCTGCTCCACAATTGATGCCCATACAAATTACTAAAACTGTTGATTGTTCTAGTACACCAGATCTGAATGTGTCTCTGGATGTTGTCAGCAATTCAAATGATGGTACTGCTAGAGTTCTTGGGCGAAATCAAATTCTGGATCTAAATGTTCTTTGGAATGGTGAAGATAACTTTACTGGAGAGACCTCAAGTAAGACAGCTAAGAAGGATACATCAAATGGTTTTAGGCAGGATGCTTATGAAAATTGGGAGTGGGGACAAGTTGATGTAGATGCTGACAGCGAAAATCTGATTTCTGCTGGGGTGTGTCAACAGATTGAACGTGACGTTATCAAGGAGTCAGTTTCCTTGGATGATAATGGTAATGCAAATGCGAACATTCTGACTGGAGAATTGATGGGTTTTGTTAGTAGTGCTGCTACTATTTCTACTGAAAACCTCTTGCTGGACAAATGTGAAACTGCCTTGATTGACAAAGATGCTGAGGGTCAAGCTGTTTGTCATGTTCAAGGAGATACAGTTAATGATGATCTAGAGAATGTTTCTGCATCTTCAAAGCAAGATTTTCTTGCAATTGAAAGTAATGGTGCTGTTGATGAAATTCATCAGAATAATAAAACTGTCCAATCTAGTCAAATATGCAGGATTGATGTGCTTGAGGAGATAATTGATGAAGCAAAAACTAACAAG AAAACTTTGTTTTCATCAATGGAATCTCTTATGAACTTAATGAGAGAAGTGGAGCTTCAGGAGAAATCTGCAAAGGAGGCGAATATGGAAGCTGCTACAGGAGGCTGCGATATTCTTGCTAGGGTGGAAGAATATCAAACAATGCTGGAACATGCCAAAGAAGCAAATGACATG CATGCAGGAGAAGTTTATGGAGAAAAGGCAATTCTTGCAACTGAACTTAGGGAACTTCAATCTCGTCTGCTCGGTTTGTCTGAAGAGAGGGACAAGTCTCTTGCCATTCTTGATGAG ATGTGCCAAAATCTTGAATCACGACTAgctgcagcagaggaattgagGAAAGCAGCTGAGCATGAAAAGCTGCAAAAGGAGGAATCTGCAAGAAAGCTTCTTGCTGAACAGGAAGAGGAGATGAATAAGGTAGCACTGGAGTCCTTAAGGCTACAAAAGGAGGCAGAGGAGAATTCAAAG TTACGGGAGTTCCTGATGGACCGTGGGCGGGTCGTTGATGTCTTGCA AGGAGAAATATCTGTTATTTGTCAGGACATTAGGCTTCTAAAAGAGAAATTTGATGCAAATCTTCCTTTGAGCCAATCCTTCACCTCAAAGGAGACCAGTTGCATCTTAGCATCTTCAGGTTCATCCCACAAAACCTCGGCGGCATCGGAAGCTGGTTCTGTGCTCAGTGATTCGACTGAACTACTGAAGACTAGTCCAGCTGCCTCAGTTGCAAGCCTTTCTTCTAAGAAAAGTTGGCATGATGATGAGgggaagaaggaggaggaggagaaggtgGATATGGAGAAGGAAAAGGAACATGAAAAGTTAAAGGAGAAACTGAAGTTGAAGTtgaaggagagggagatggaAAAATTCAAAGCTAATGATGACAACAAGGATCTTGTTGATGATGGGTGGGATATTTTTGAGTGGTAG